One window of the Labeo rohita strain BAU-BD-2019 chromosome 9, IGBB_LRoh.1.0, whole genome shotgun sequence genome contains the following:
- the ftcdnl1 gene encoding formiminotransferase N-terminal subdomain-containing protein isoform X1, translated as MSCSALGRRLVACLLNISEARRRDLVETVARSAITDTHGNKREGITVLNIFNDVDYNRSVITIVASIDLIREAVLSACERACSLIDMNVHEGIHPCMGAVDLVPLYPLGEEVGLDDCGKEAHALATALTEQVTGTSAFLFGWADSQRRGLAKRRKEIGWFKKVLDMSTIKPDVGPQPTRRYGVTGVGASPYVMNCNVTIDTRDLALGRIVASAIRESSPGGIPGVQVMALPHEGDVEIACNVESVQGGPPLSSSNGEEKWPSFTIGGQIFCHAPASLITARVAELSRHHGVGIKGTALVGFTPRECQRLAERALSNGTGEFWKELHRVHM; from the exons ATGTCCTGCTCTGCTCTCGGTCGACGGCTGGTTGCATGTCTCCTGAACATCTCAGAAGCTCGGAGAAGAGACCTGGTTGAGACAGTGGCTAGATCAGCCATCACTGACACACATG GAAACAAGCGTGAAGGCATCACGGTGCTGAACATCTTCAATGATGTTGACTACAACCGCTCTGTCATCACTATTGTTGCAAGCATTGACCTAATAA GGGAGGCTGTACTGTCGGCTTGCGAGCGTGCATGCTCTCTGATTGACATGAATGTCCATGAGGGCATCCACCCATGCATGGGTGCAGTGGATCTGGTGCCTCTCTATCCACTGGGGGAGGAGGTGGGCCTTGACGATTGTGGGAAAGAGGCCCATG CATTAGCCACGGCTCTAACGGAACAAGTCACAGGTACCAGTGCCTTTTTGTTTGGCTGGGCAGATTCTCAGCGCCGAGGTTTGGCTAAGAGGAGAAAGGAGATTGGCTGGTTCAAAAAGGTCTTGGATATGTCAACCATCAAGCCAGATGTAGGTCCACAGCCTACAAGGAGATATGGCGTTAcag GTGTTGGAGCCAGCCCCTATGTCATGAACTGTAACGTGACCATCGATACCCGGGATCTTGCCTTGGGCCGAATTGTGGCTTCAGCGATCCGTGAATCCAGTCCTGGCGGTATTCCTGGAGTTCAGGTCATGGCTCTACCACATGAAGGTGATGTGGAGATTGCTTGCAATGTGGAGAGTGTTCAGGGTGGTCCTCCGTTGTCTTCATCTAATGGTGAGGAAAAATGGCCAAGCTTCACCATTGGAGGACAAATCTTCTGCCATGCTCCAGCCTCACTGATCACAGCACGAGTAGCAGAACTGTCTAGACACCATGGAGTGGGCATCAAGGGTACAGCCCTAGTGGGCTTTACCCCACGTGAGTGTCAGAGACTGGCAGAGAGAGCACTCTCAAATGGCACTGGAGAGTTCTGGAAAGAGCTGCATCGTGTGCACATGTGA
- the ftcdnl1 gene encoding formiminotransferase N-terminal subdomain-containing protein isoform X2 has protein sequence MSCSALGRRLVACLLNISEARRRDLVETVARSAITDTHGNKREGITVLNIFNDVDYNRSVITIVASIDLIREAVLSACERACSLIDMNVHEGIHPCMGAVDLVPLYPLGEEVGLDDCGKEAHALATALTEQVTGTSAFLFGWADSQRRGLAKRRKEIGWFKKVLDMSTIKPDVGPQPTRRYGVTGQPNGQKSFKNTLLCVWKINQSLKGLA, from the exons ATGTCCTGCTCTGCTCTCGGTCGACGGCTGGTTGCATGTCTCCTGAACATCTCAGAAGCTCGGAGAAGAGACCTGGTTGAGACAGTGGCTAGATCAGCCATCACTGACACACATG GAAACAAGCGTGAAGGCATCACGGTGCTGAACATCTTCAATGATGTTGACTACAACCGCTCTGTCATCACTATTGTTGCAAGCATTGACCTAATAA GGGAGGCTGTACTGTCGGCTTGCGAGCGTGCATGCTCTCTGATTGACATGAATGTCCATGAGGGCATCCACCCATGCATGGGTGCAGTGGATCTGGTGCCTCTCTATCCACTGGGGGAGGAGGTGGGCCTTGACGATTGTGGGAAAGAGGCCCATG CATTAGCCACGGCTCTAACGGAACAAGTCACAGGTACCAGTGCCTTTTTGTTTGGCTGGGCAGATTCTCAGCGCCGAGGTTTGGCTAAGAGGAGAAAGGAGATTGGCTGGTTCAAAAAGGTCTTGGATATGTCAACCATCAAGCCAGATGTAGGTCCACAGCCTACAAGGAGATATGGCGTTAcag GCCAACCGAATGGAcagaaaagttttaaaaacaccTTACTGTGTGTTTGGAAGATTAACCAAAGTCTTAAGGGTTTGGCATGA
- the nabp1a gene encoding SOSS complex subunit B2 — protein MSNISNEAVILIKDVKPGSKNLNIVFIVLEIGRVTKTKDGHEVRSCRVADKSGSIAISVWDELGSLIQPGDIIRLTRGYASIWKGCLTLYTGRGGDLQKIGEFCMVYSEVPNFSEPNPELLAQANQQNKAGKEQRGNSPPNQNAGTPAQTGNGTVPVFPNNSAAPVPRDPNFGAPGRPNGRVPGNGPPPVTAGGGPPAPPKPTVTISNGRDPRRASKR, from the exons ATGTCGAATATCTCCAACGAAGCTGTGATCTTGATTAAAGATGTAAAGCCCGGATCGAAAAACCTTAATATCGTCTTTATAGTTTTGGAAATCG GTCGGGTGACGAAGACAAAGGACGGGCACGAGGTGCGCTCATGTAGAGTGGCGGATAAGAGCGGCAGCATCGCCATCTCTGTGTGGGATGAGCTGGGCAGCCTCATCCAGCCCGGAGACATCATTCGCCTTACGAGAGG GTATGCTTCAATCTGGAAGGGGTGTCTTACACTGTACACTGGAAGAGGAGGAGACTTACAGAAAATAGGAGA GTTCTGTATGGTGTATTCTGAGGTTCCTAATTTCAGTGAACCAAATCCAGAGCTGCTAGCACAAGCCAACCAGCAGAACAAGGCA GGTAAAGAACAGCGGGGAAATTCTCCACCGAATCAAAATGCAGGTACTCCTGCGCAGACAG GAAATGGTACTGTGCCAGTATTTCCCAATAACAGTGCTGCTCCTGTGCCTCGGGATCCCAATTTTGGGGCTCCAGGAAGACCAAATGGGCGTGTTCCAGGCAATGGACCACCCCCAGTAACTGCAGGGGGGGGACCCCCTGCTCCACCCAAACCCACAGTTACCATTAGCAATGGCAGGGACCCAAGAAGGGCTTCAAAGAGATGA
- the cavin2a gene encoding caveolae-associated protein 2a, whose translation MGEDSSHAERSTTTLPREESTPTPPAPEAQDAQDAQDAQDAQDILIPSFSPGSVPSSPVHTLSRLGSKTPTSPTAPGGQVSAITVVALLDKLVVMIESVQENQRRMEKKQAELEGAVRIVQGDVTRLTKSHMSTANSVAKLLERSRKTGLNVKEVRERLDRQSTQVKRLEANHAHLLKRNHFKVIIFQEDNEIPSTLLTKDGLASTSQDELAPSAPTPHTDLNRSQDEGLQTISLSSDDDEEKGATSPLAEGGDDSMDLQEDNFPGLGSERLERSRADKFKRSSLKKVDSLKKAFSRSSIEKKINKIVPPEQREKIKKSFIPNHPKSSSSKSSSFRVSPMTFNVKKVRDGDADSFQQPETSPRNLSQVEVPDIGGSDGEMHLAELHSSGEKANGADLHSPSTPGSGDGEVFVTDEGGDLENGPSVTLAEAEVDKEDDDSDDNGENGKEEEEEEKDAKPAEEASVSSPSTAATVELTS comes from the exons ATGGGAGAAGACTCCTCTCACGCCGAACGAAGCACAACCACCTTACCCAGGGAGGAAAGCACCCCAACACCACCAGCTCCAGAAGCTCAGGATGCTCAGGATGCTCAGGACGCTCAGGATGCTCAGGATATCCTCATTCCGAGCTTCAGTCCCGGCTCGGTGCCCTCTTCCCCCGTCCACACCCTTTCCCGCCTGGGCTCCAAGACCCCGACAAGCCCCACGGCCCCTGGCGGCCAGGTCAGCGCCATCACGGTGGTGGCTCTGCTCGACAAGCTGGTGGTGATGATCGAGTCGGTGCAGGAGAACCAGCGGAGGATGGAGAAGAAGCAGGCCGAGCTGGAGGGGGCGGTGAGGATTGTGCAGGGTGATGTGACCCGGCTCACCAAGAGCCACATGTCCACGGCCAACAGCGTGGCCAAGCTGCTGGAGCGCTCGCGTAAGACCGGCCTCAACGTGAAGGAGGTGAGGGAGCGCCTGGATAGACAGAGCACCCAGGTGAAGCGTTTGGAGGCCAACCACGCCCATCTGCTCAAGAGGAACCACTTTAAAGTGATCATCTTTCAG GAGGACAATGAAATCCCCTCCACTCTGCTTACTAAAGATGGCCTGGCCTCCACCTCTCAGGATGAGCTCGCTCCCTCTGCACCAACTCCGCACACTGATTTAAACCGCTCTCAAGATGAAGGCCTGCAGACCATCAGCCTCTCCTCCGATGACGACGAGGAAAAAGGAGCAACGAGCCCCCTGGCAGAGGGAGGTGATGATTCTATGGATCTGCAAGAAGACAACTTCCCAGGCTTGGGAAGCGAACGTCTGGAGCGCTCTCGTGCAGACAAGTTCAAGCGTTCCAGTCTGAAGAAGGTGGATAGTCTAAAAAAGGCCTTCTCGCGAAGCAGCATCGAGAAGAAGATCAACAAGATCGTGCCTCCAGAACAGCGAGAGAAGATCAAGAAAAGCTTCATCCCCAACCACCCAAAGAGCTCTTCCTCAAAAAGCTCATCCTTCCGTGTCTCTCCAATGACCTTCAATGTCAAGAAGGTACGAGATGGAGATGCTGACTCCTTCCAGCAGCCTGAGACCTCACCCAGGAACCTCAGCCAAGTGGAAGTTCCCGACATTGGGGGATCTGATGGTGAGATGCACCTGGCTGAGTTACACTCCTCAGGAGAGAAAGCAAATGGAGCTGATCTTCACAGCCCCTCCACCCCTGGCAGTGGGGATGGAGAGGTGTTTGTTACAGATGAGGGTGGAGATCTCGAGAATGGTCCATCTGTGACTCTGGCTGAAGCGGAAGTGGATAAAGAAGATGATGACAGTGATGATAATGGTGAAAACGgcaaagaggaagaggaggaggagaaagacGCAAAACCTGCAGAAGAAGCGTCCGTGTCTTCACCCTCGACTGCAGCTACTGTTGAACTAACTTCTTAg